ACCATAGCATGCCGATTAGTAAAATACAACAAAACATTGGATCAACAAAAacctcaaaaataaatttttaattcactttattatttaaaaaacaaTTTTTAGCCACTATTACTCTCTTCTTAATTACAAATTGTACAAAAGTTTGAGAGGAAACAACATCATGGGGAGGAAACAACCCTATTATAGCCAATtggagaaaattttcaaataattccATTGCAACCAATTGGAGAAAAATATTAACGCGAAAGAAAGAATTGTTTAGATTgtcatttatttgcaaaattttgttttgttgcatCATATGCGTGTTTTTCACATTCATCATatcacaaatttaaaaaaacaaaatctCTTATCCGGACACACTCAATATTATTTATGTAATTTAATAAATGACCGAATTAGGTATTAACAATACAATTATTAAAAGGACATACTAGTCATGTGATGATATTCTGTTCAAATTGGTTGATTGCCCTCAATTGatcaaatttatgaaaatatGAGGATGAAACGTGTTTCATGAAACTTTAGGAatgaaatttatcaaaattataaaattacgaggatgaaatgtgttctGACTGAAATTTTAGGGGTGAAATTGTTCAACACCTCATACATTGGaatgaaaaatacattttttcctTATACTAGAAGAGGACGTGCACCAGTAAAAGTCACGGTATGCTAAGAATTCATCATTGATATGACAACATCTCCACCAAATGTAAGGAAAGGAGATcaggaaataaaagaaaagatgacGAAAGCAAATAGTAGTGGTCCTAGGCATGTTGATAAAGTATTAAACTCGTCATAGCATTGACATTATTAGAAGAATTAGGTTATGACCCTACCATTATTTTTATGCATTGGCTGTTTCTACCATTAATATGCTACTGCCAATCAAGAAAAGTTTTAGATCTTTCTCACAGGGTGGGAGCATCCTTTGCTATAATAATGCAATTATATTGCCAAGTCTTTTGAGATTGTCCACTGTTTAGCAATGTGAAAAGCTAGTCATATGGCAATAATGACTTTAATTTATACATGTAACAAGAAACCATATTGGTTGACTGCTTGATTTGTTCATCTAAGGAGAAAAATGATTAGAAAAGAATGAAAACTAGCCAATATGTTTCTCAATCTGCTTACCAACTTCATATCACAACCATCTAGGTTAATTAACAATATAACCCTAAGAGCATGATTATTGTTCCAACAGCTCTGAAGTCCACAACAAGTGAGAATGTGGGATTGATCTGATCCAAGAAGAAATTGCATAACTCTCAGATTACGACTCCTCTGTCAGAAATGTCTCCTATTGTACTtctattttcaagaaatttgaaTGTGTTACAAGAATTCAATACGTCACCTGGATGGTCTAGTCTTATGCTTCGTGGACTAACTAATGTACGAttaattaacaaaattttttttgctaTTAATTAGCTCGGCTCAGTTTAATTAGTCCAAAGTTGGATTAATCAACTTGGTTTTGACTGGGTTGGGATACAGTTCGAgctattcaagctataattgaATTTAACTCTTAAGTACTGAGGTTGTGAGACCATTAAAGTCAGTCTCAAGCttcttgaattttattgatTACACAAAATACAATGCATATCCTAAACCAACGAAGAAACtgagtgctttttttttttttttttttttttgaaagattgCACTTGTGCTTGATTAGGCAAAAGTATATAAAAGTTCATTCAAGTCAAATCCAGTTCTTCTCTATTAACTATTTAGTAAAGGATGAACTTGAATTGACACGTTTAATCCAAAAACTTCAGCTACTAGAACCTTTTGCAACTTTGAGTTTGATAAATCAGATATTCAATTTGACTCTGATTTACAAAATCAGTACACTTGTTATgtcaaaggggaaaaaaatttgcaaaatcaGTACACATGTTTTCTCTATACCAATTAGGGTTTAAGTTCTTTATGAACAGCACATAGAAGAATATAAATCCAAGAAATGCACAGTAATAGCCACATCTCTTCAACCGGTAATGGCATCTGGAAAAGCTTATAGTTTCAAACATCTTTACAAAGAAAGTAAGAACTTCCCCATTCAGTAGGAACAGAAAACCACAAGCTTATGTTTATGATATCATGTTGAAAAGTAGTTCTATGAAGATAGGGCACAAAATTATTGCCACCTCATATACACTGTATCTTTTTCTGCATGAGCTCAAGAAGCACCAAGTCCTCTTTAACGATTAATGTACCCTCCCCATCCACCCCGGGGGAGGGGGGATCATCAACAAAGTCTCTTATCTTCAAGATAACAAGAGATTGGGAAGAGCAAGAGATTCCCCATGATTGTTGAAGAAAATGCCAAAACAGTACTATTTCATGAACAAGTTTGAAATGTTACCATCAAAACTATTGATTATACCAAACCAGATGGAACCTTTCACTTCTGGAGGCCATATTGACAGAAAAGATAGTCCAATATGGAATGGAAAAGGCCCAAAAAATGCCACATTTACTGTCTGCGTGCTACTACTTGGACAAGTTGTTTGATTGATCGTAGAAATCCTTACATCATAAAGACTCAATAATGTCTATCACAATCcaagaaccagaaattttgtcACCCCTGCAATAATTTCTTTACCTATAACTCTATCATTTGCCTTTTTATCGGCCTCAACGAGTGGATAACTTGCTTTAGATCGCAGATTCGGAGAAATTCTTGTCAACCCTGAATCTGAACAGGTTTAAATTACGTCACAACGCAACTCTACTCAGTTGTACTTGAATCTTTCCCAGCCTGAAGCAGGTGCTAGGCTCATAAGGTACTAATCCTAATTTGACCACCGAAAATGGGGGAACAATGTGTCACGTATGGGTCCTAGTCCCCAATACAGCAAGTAATGAGGGAAGAGCTATGTCTGATACTGGTGAAATCGTAAACAATGAAGAATTTATATTCCTATATATGCTGGAACCCATTTGATTCATTAGAATTCACATTTATGTTTAATTTTGCGCATAAATTTTGTGGACTTAGAAGCTCGATGCAACACCTAAAAAATTGTGCAAAAAGTTTGTGTAAGAATTTAttttatacacacacacatatatatatatatgtatatatatatatatgtatatatgtatacatacacacatatatatacacacatatttacatatacacatatacatgtgtgtgagtgtgtaTAGGTTGAAATAAGAGGATATGGAATTAAACTTTTAACGCATACAGATCGGCTAGTTCGCTACAGTGCATGTTTCATTAGTTTATAAACTATTATACAAGGGATAAGTCTTTTCGTTTGCTTGCATCCACTATAAACAAGAAATATGCAAGAAAGGgaagggacaaaaaaaaaaaaaaccaagagtAGAAGATCAAATCGACCTCATTTTTGAGTGGGGAACACTGAAATGCATTAGAACGTTATAAGGCTAATAAGAAAAATTTAAGGCCACTGGTACAAACGAGTGGAGGCTTTATCAAATACTGATAGGGACTCTACCACAAGACCaaacaagcaaaagaagaattacAAATAGTGTTAACCAATTGAGCAGGACATGTTGAAGTCTTTCATTGGTGGGTCTATCAAAACACTTGCTTAGTCCCCAACACCTAACCTAACAATACAAATTTATTATCTCTACTAGCTAGGAGCAACATAGCAGACTCCATTCGTCCTCAATATATGGACTTGGTTTAGGATGTTGCAATTGGGTCCATGGCTTGGAATTTGACCAATTATTGTTAGTATTTGTGGGAATTATTGAAGTCACAAAGTAGAACTATTATATAATAGGATACACTGtataatatgaatttttcattaaCACCATGATTAGGTGTGGTGTGTAAAGTAGAGAATCACCATTAGAAGTACTACAGTGTTTGCACTAAATCAGTGACATCATGAAAAGTATCATTTTGATCCCAAGaggaaataatatgtgattgttATAGGCTAAATGGAGTTTCATTTTTCAACAGACACGATAACTAAAGTTATAGACTCAAATGTTACAGATGTTTGGCTATAAAGAATCTCCCATTCATGTTAAAGAAAATGGATAGTATGGTGGCTTATAAAACTCGGTTTCATAATTTGCAACTTCTAGTTGTTGGATGACAGCATTGTGAAACAATTGCAAGTTCTAGTTGTTACAATCGATGATGTCATTTGGAGAAACCACATTGAATTTTAATAAATCAACTCTAGAagcttttatccttttttttcctttctttctttcttttttttttttttgtgtcaaaGGAGCCCTTATTTTATCTGTTATGGTTGACGATTTTTGGGTATTATCTTATATCACTAGGAGCGTTACAAAATTTGACGTATCAAAAGTTGAACAACAAAAGATTGGACATAGCATTAGTTATTACAAAAAAGTAAGTTGAGTATTTCTCCAAAAGGGGAAGGTTGGGTTAGATGATAAGGGAAGATTTTGGATTCAACGCCTGTTATTTATTAagtaaaaaaggagaaaaaagtgtattttatgaaaaatatttgttaaaacttttattcttgaataattaaatttaattttacaagaaaatgaaaaggagtAATTTACTTTGACACGTCACGAATTATCGTTGTAGGCAAGCAAAACGATCTTGTACAGTGCCATGATGTTCGAATGTTATCGGTAGGAATGTAATCGAGTTGAATTAAGTTCGAGTATCGCCGTACTCAAACTCGTCTCAATATGCAGGAAAGATACTTGAGTTCAAGTGAGTAATATTACTGGAacttgaactcgagctcgatgCATTACTCACAGAACTCAGAGCTCTCAAACTCGACTCGCATGGGGCTTGAATCAATGCAAGCCTTATCAAGCTTGAGTCAGGAAGATTTGgagattcatttttttttataatttttgagcGAAAAGGCATTATCGcccttcaaaaaatttcataTGACCTAAAACATTTCGTAAATTTAACCACTCTTGTGGACGCTTAGGTAATTTCATAACAATGATGGATTAAggaataaaaatcaaataactcGATACGGTTTGATTAGCTTTCGAACCTTACTATTAGATATTCGAATTTGATTTACTTGGCCTATTGAGCTACTCAAATTCGATCAATCCGAGTTTGAGTCGAGTTTTTGATCGAATTACTGATGAGTGGCTTGATTTAGCTCAGCTGCAAGCAACTCAGTTACATTATAGCCCTAGTCACGGTCCTTGAGATAGAAATCAATGAAACCGTTAAAGGAATCCATCCAGTGTGTAAAGCAGACTGTTTGAGACCATTTATTATTGTCAGGCTATAGGGCACCGCCTTTTGGGGGCCTAAAAAATATCAGGTTTCGGTCCAAATTCATCTAGCCCATTGGACGAGGATTGGAAACCAAATTGATGGTCTTAGAAAGAATTAGGTGGTGTTTTCTTATTGAACGAGAAGAGCAAAAGTTGTTCTTTTCCAGCAAAATTGAACTTCTTGTCGGATATTGTTGAAAGCCATTGCTTGGAAACAGACTTAAATCTCGAGAGTATCTCAAGAATGAGTTCTGGTGGAAAAATCTCTGACAAATTTGGCTCTGGCTCCAATATTAAATGTCCATGCCAAggaactttctttgaatgtaagaCAAGTTAAGAATTTGTAAATTCTgttccttttgaaattcttaaTCTAATCAAATTATAATATCTGTTGCCAAAAGAAATAGGCAGATTGTTTTTGGAAAACATAAGAAATTACGAGACATTGGATTGAGATATTCAAGACCAGTTATGGTGATCATATTAGGAAAATTCCCAACTGCAAAGAAGAAGTGCCGTTTGAAACTTCTTGAACTGATTTGCCAAACTACCTACACCTAATTTACTTCAGCTAAAGGGAGTGTGGAGAAAAAAGCTAGTAAGTGGATATATGATgcatttgtcaaaattttgacACCTTACCACGAAATTGGACCAAATTACAAGAAACAATACAATTTTATGTCGCACTTGAATGAATTTTAAAAGGGAAAAACTAGGGATATTAGTTATTGAACCACGCAATTGAAGAGAATAATTCATGTGTGTGGAAAATGAAAATCACAAATTCCACAAATGAAAACATCACGTATAAAGGTAAGATTATAAACAttcaaggaaaatgaaaaagagcAAAGAATAAAGACATATGCAGTCTTCCCTAAAAGAATACGTAGGTCTCAAATAGCGTTACGAATTTATAAAAGATGAAGAAACAAATTAAAGGTGATCTAAATAACTAAAGTAAATAAAATCATCCAATCTGTTGTTTCTCTTCCTTCTCGGTGGCCTTTCTTGATTCCCATCTGCTACACTTTCAACGTAAGGAAAACCAAACAATTGACTACTTTCGGGATACTTTTGCTGCCTGACAACAAGCAGATTTCTACTTTTCAGATCGTATGCCATTACTTTTTGGTGATTTTCCACCATTACAACTTCCCCCTTGTTCGTCAAAAACACGGGCACCAAGGAATATCTTGGAGCATTCAAGTACGAGTTCACAATTGCAAACAAAACTGTCCAAGATTCTTTCACCCCATATTCCCTCATGGTTAAAACCTCCCAGCCATATGTATCCGGACGAACCATGCAAAGACATCCCTCTATAACGCCCAATCCATGTACAAGATTTTGTTCGTCATGCTTAGGGTCTGGTTTTGGCAACAATTTGAATTCATCCCTTTTTGTATCAAAGCAAAGAATCAACTGCTGTGGAGCATTTGGATGTTGGTTTCCaccattttttccttctttttcttgggCTAAAATATGCAAATTTCCCCTCACCAATGGAGCAACCCAATCCGTCCGGAGAACCTCATAAGGGCAATTTACTTTTGTCCAAGTTATGCTTTTTAGATGAGAAACAAAGGCATATATTGTTCGTTCAGATTTCCTAGGTTGAGAGATTATTATTACTACTTTGTAATCATCAACAGAATCATCGTAACAAAATCCAGATGCCAGCACCCTGCGATAACCATGTCCCAAGGAAAGAAGATGGTGAACGGCTCTGGAATATCTAGTGGAAGGGTTccataaaaatatgtttttccCATAGCCAAAAAGCAGCAGACCATCACAAGAGCCAAGAAATTCGTACCCAGAGAAAGGGTTATTAAACTCTTCAACATGGAGATCGCTGTTTAGTGACCAGGAAGTACTGACTTTGGTTCCCGTGAGATCCTTGTTCAACCTTCTGAAGAAAAACAAGGGTTTTTCACGGCATCTTCCGTCGTTACGAAGACTGAAAATCTTGTGGGATATGAGAGATTTCCATTGATTGCAGactattttgaatttcatgagagTTTTCACGGGTAGCCTTGAAAGTATCTCGACGATGATGTCTTCTGGAATGTGTTCCGGTCTTGAAACTCGgcttctcttcccttttctcATCTTTGGCACAATCACAGATGTGCTTCGATGCCAATGGAGTTCCAAAATTGTTTTCTGGAATCAAAGGATCTAGAGTCTGGAAGACGACACTCTCGTTGACGGGGATGAATCAATAGCACCACAGATTTTGATTTGAGATTCATAGGCGCATACAAAAGTTTGAATGTATGAAATAAGGAAAGAACATTACCAAGTCGTTGAGTTGTATTAGAATACAATCAAAGTTGAGAACAATTGGTAACTTTCGGCCCAAAAAAACAATTAGTAACTTCCATGGTTGTAATTATACAATCAAGGTTAAGAAGTGTAACTTTTAATAATAAATATGTACATTAACTTTCATTGTCGCAGATTTCCTAACTTTAGCAT
This region of Coffea arabica cultivar ET-39 chromosome 3c, Coffea Arabica ET-39 HiFi, whole genome shotgun sequence genomic DNA includes:
- the LOC113735398 gene encoding F-box/kelch-repeat protein At3g23880-like; this encodes MRKGKRSRVSRPEHIPEDIIVEILSRLPVKTLMKFKIVCNQWKSLISHKIFSLRNDGRCREKPLFFFRRLNKDLTGTKVSTSWSLNSDLHVEEFNNPFSGYEFLGSCDGLLLFGYGKNIFLWNPSTRYSRAVHHLLSLGHGYRRVLASGFCYDDSVDDYKVVIIISQPRKSERTIYAFVSHLKSITWTKVNCPYEVLRTDWVAPLVRGNLHILAQEKEGKNGGNQHPNAPQQLILCFDTKRDEFKLLPKPDPKHDEQNLVHGLGVIEGCLCMVRPDTYGWEVLTMREYGVKESWTVLFAIVNSYLNAPRYSLVPVFLTNKGEVVMVENHQKVMAYDLKSRNLLVVRQQKYPESSQLFGFPYVESVADGNQERPPRRKRNNRLDDFIYFSYLDHL